A genomic stretch from Sporocytophaga myxococcoides DSM 11118 includes:
- a CDS encoding thioredoxin family protein: MAQTPSSMLPLGTIAPEFTLFDTVSGKDLSLSQIKSQKATVIMFICNHCPFVKHVNNELVRLAKDYIPKGISFIAISSNDAEKYPADAPAEMTKAAKELGYPFPYLYDESQKVAKSYEAACTPDFYIFDKNLSLVYRGQLDDSRPSNSLPVNGKDIRNALDNLLSDIEVGNNQKPSIGCNIKWKL; the protein is encoded by the coding sequence ATGGCACAAACACCCAGCAGCATGCTTCCTCTCGGAACCATTGCACCGGAATTTACGCTTTTTGACACTGTATCAGGAAAAGACTTATCTCTGAGCCAGATTAAATCTCAGAAAGCTACTGTAATCATGTTCATATGCAATCATTGTCCTTTTGTGAAACACGTGAACAATGAACTGGTTCGATTGGCTAAAGATTATATTCCAAAGGGAATTTCATTTATTGCAATCAGTTCAAATGACGCAGAAAAGTATCCTGCAGACGCACCTGCGGAGATGACTAAAGCAGCAAAAGAACTGGGCTATCCATTTCCTTATTTATATGACGAAAGCCAAAAAGTGGCTAAATCCTATGAAGCTGCCTGCACGCCTGACTTTTATATTTTTGATAAGAATCTTTCACTTGTATACAGAGGACAACTTGATGATTCAAGACCTTCAAATTCTTTACCTGTAAATGGTAAGGATATTCGTAATGCCCTTGATAATTTATTAAGTGACATAGAAGTTGGCAATAATCAAAAACCAAGTATAGGATGCAACATCAAATGGAAACTATAA
- a CDS encoding glycerate kinase encodes MKIVLIPDSLKESLSAFEVAEAMANGIRKVLPDAEIISCPLADGGEGTVDALVHATGGYKIEVFVHDPLMRSIKASYGILGDHQTAVIETASASGLALLNKQERNPMITTSFGTGELIVDALNKGIRKFIIGLGGSGINDGGAGMAQALGVNLLDAEGKKLQKGGGPLIHLAKIDISEIHEGLKTAEFNIASDVTNPLTGSNGASRIFGPQKGATEEMVTILDESLTHYASVIKKQMGKEIANIAGAGAAGGLGAGILAFCSGVIKSGFPLIAEFAMMEDKLENADIIFTAEGKSDIQTLSGKLPYGVGKTGQKYGIPVFLLTGYAAPGSEELLKHGVTSIMPFQNGPMTLTESVNNAFSLISQTSANVLRIFLAGRK; translated from the coding sequence ATGAAAATAGTATTGATACCGGATTCCTTAAAAGAATCTTTAAGTGCATTTGAAGTTGCTGAAGCAATGGCCAATGGCATCAGAAAGGTCCTTCCTGATGCTGAAATAATCTCTTGTCCGCTTGCCGATGGAGGCGAGGGAACTGTGGATGCTTTGGTTCATGCTACCGGAGGCTATAAGATTGAAGTGTTTGTTCATGATCCTCTTATGAGAAGTATAAAAGCATCATATGGCATATTAGGAGATCATCAAACTGCAGTGATAGAGACAGCGTCAGCTTCTGGGCTTGCTCTCCTCAATAAACAAGAGAGGAATCCGATGATCACAACCTCCTTTGGCACTGGTGAGCTGATTGTAGATGCTCTGAATAAAGGAATACGGAAATTTATTATTGGTCTTGGGGGAAGTGGAATCAATGATGGCGGTGCCGGTATGGCTCAGGCATTAGGAGTTAATCTTCTTGATGCAGAAGGTAAAAAGTTACAAAAGGGAGGAGGTCCCCTTATTCATCTTGCAAAAATTGATATATCAGAAATACATGAAGGTCTGAAAACAGCGGAGTTTAATATTGCTTCAGATGTAACCAATCCATTAACTGGTTCAAATGGAGCATCCAGGATATTCGGTCCTCAGAAAGGTGCTACTGAAGAAATGGTTACTATTCTGGATGAAAGTCTTACTCACTATGCTTCCGTTATAAAAAAACAAATGGGTAAGGAAATCGCTAACATTGCTGGAGCTGGGGCTGCAGGAGGTCTGGGTGCAGGTATTCTTGCATTCTGCAGTGGAGTTATTAAGTCAGGCTTTCCATTGATAGCAGAATTTGCAATGATGGAAGATAAATTAGAAAATGCTGATATCATTTTTACAGCAGAAGGAAAATCTGATATACAAACACTATCAGGCAAGTTGCCCTATGGTGTGGGGAAAACAGGCCAAAAGTATGGTATTCCTGTATTCCTGCTTACCGGATATGCTGCACCTGGATCAGAGGAATTATTGAAGCATGGAGTTACGAGTATCATGCCATTTCAAAATGGCCCTATGACATTAACAGAATCGGTAAACAATGCTTTTAGTCTTATTAGCCAGACAAGTGCCAATGTACTAAGAATATTTTTAGCAGGAAGAAAATAA
- a CDS encoding YpdA family putative bacillithiol disulfide reductase, with the protein MSTYDIVVIGGGPIGLACGIEAQKSGLKYLILEKGALVNSIYNYPLNMKFFSTSERLEIGAVPFVSISGKPMRDEALEYYRRVVEFFRLKINLYEEVQKVNRKVDGMFEIQSSKGIYHSKYIIVATGFYDHPIGCGIEGEQMTKVFHYYKEPHPFSFSKVVVVGAANSAIDAALECYRKGAEVTLVVRKPEISQRVKYWVKPDIENRIKENSIKAFFNSELVSIRENEVDIKTANGIVTIVNDFVLLMTGYHPDFSLLSKAGIEFHSGGLKIPYYNEHTMESNVNNIYLAGVVCGGMETHKWFIENSRVHATMIIRDILSKSNFI; encoded by the coding sequence ATGAGTACTTATGATATAGTTGTAATTGGGGGCGGACCAATAGGATTGGCCTGCGGCATTGAGGCTCAGAAATCAGGGTTGAAATATTTGATTCTCGAAAAAGGAGCTTTGGTGAATTCCATCTACAATTATCCATTGAATATGAAGTTTTTTTCTACTTCTGAAAGATTGGAGATAGGCGCAGTACCTTTTGTTTCGATTAGCGGTAAACCAATGAGGGATGAAGCGCTTGAATATTATCGGAGAGTAGTAGAGTTTTTTCGCCTTAAAATAAATCTCTATGAAGAGGTACAGAAAGTTAATAGAAAGGTTGATGGCATGTTTGAGATACAATCTTCAAAAGGTATCTATCATTCAAAATATATAATTGTTGCTACCGGATTTTATGATCATCCTATAGGGTGCGGAATAGAAGGAGAACAAATGACAAAGGTTTTTCACTACTATAAGGAACCTCATCCATTTTCATTCAGTAAGGTGGTAGTAGTGGGAGCAGCAAACTCTGCAATTGATGCAGCACTGGAATGTTACAGAAAAGGAGCGGAGGTTACATTGGTTGTGCGAAAGCCAGAAATAAGCCAAAGAGTAAAATATTGGGTAAAACCTGATATAGAAAACAGGATAAAGGAAAATTCAATAAAGGCTTTCTTTAATTCGGAACTTGTTTCAATCAGAGAAAATGAAGTTGATATAAAAACGGCCAATGGGATAGTTACTATAGTTAATGATTTTGTTTTGCTTATGACGGGCTACCATCCCGATTTTAGCTTGTTGTCTAAGGCTGGTATTGAATTTCATTCAGGTGGTCTAAAGATTCCCTATTACAATGAGCATACAATGGAATCAAATGTAAATAATATCTATCTCGCAGGCGTTGTTTGTGGTGGCATGGAAACTCATAAATGGTTCATAGAAAATTCAAGAGTACATGCAACCATGATTATACGTGATATTTTAAGCAAATCTAATTTTATATAG